The genomic stretch GCCAAGGAGGCCGTGGAACATCTCCAGAAATCTGAACTCACCCAGCAACTCAAGTAAGAGGGACTACAGTGTGCGGTGGTGACGGGGGATTCTTAAAGGCCATGCAATGTATTGGCAAGGGTTGAGCTTAGAGACAGAAGCCCTGAGCTTAGCATACCCACTGCCCTGCCACTAACTGGTCAGGCCTCTGAACCTAGGATCCACGTATGTAAACCGGAAGGTTGGACCTAATAATCCTTGCAATGTCCTTTTGCTTTGACGTTCTAGAGTTTGACAAATGGCCACATCCTATCATTCAGGCTCATGGAAGAGCGGGAGGGAGGAAAATGTCATGTGAGCTGATTTCTAATACGTTTCAGAAAGACAAGCCCCAGTAGAATcaaggggagggaggtgggaataTTTGGGAGGCCCCTGGGCACAGGCAAAGAAAGCAGCACCTTGTGCGGCTGGAAGACCCCAGCAGAGGTCAAGAAGACACCATTCTGTTACACAATGTGATCCTATGGCTCAGCACACTCCCGCTGGGAAGGACCTCAAAGTCCCACCCTCTGCAGACAAGGAGGGGAAAGCAAACTGCTGGAGGTGACATGGTGGGTAGATTCTGAGACAAACTCTGTGGGAGATTCCGAGATAGAAATTCAGCGTCATAACTTAGTCTGTGACACTCATCCTCTCCAATCTGAACCACCATAGGGAGGGTGAACTCGGTACCCCTGAGCACTCACCTGTCCTAGCAAGTATGCATAAGGTGAGTGGTATACAAGCAGACAAAGTCATGCCATGTAAATGCCAAGTGTAACGTGGCCTCCTTGTGCCCTTCCCCACAGTGCCCTCTTCCAGGACAAACTTGGAGAAGTGAACACTTATGCAGGTGACCTGCAGAAGAAGCTGGTGCCCTTCGCCACCGAGCTGCATGAACGCCTGGCCAAGGACTCGGAGAAACTGAAGGAGGAGATTCGGAAGGAGCTGGAGGAGGTGAGGGCCCGGCTGCTGCCCCATGCCAATGAGGTGAGCCAGAAGATTGGGGACCACGTGGGAGAGCTGCAGCAGCGCCTGAAGCCCTATGCAGATCAGCTGCGCACCCAGGTCAACACGCAGGCCGAGCAGCTGCGGCGCCAGCTGAGCCCCTACGCACAGCGCATGGAGAGAGTGCTGCGGGAGAACGCCGACAGCCTGCAGGCCTCGCTGAGGCCCCACGCCGACGAGCTCAAGGCCAAGATCGACCAGAACGTGGAGGAGCTCAAGGGACGCCTTACGCCCTTCGCGGACGAATTCAAAGTCAAGATTGACCAGACCGTGGAGGAGCTGCGCCGCAGCCTGGCTCCCTACGCTCAGGACGCGCGGGAGAAGCTCAACCACCAGCTTGAGGGCCTGGCCTTCCAGATGAAGAAGAACGCCGAGGAGCTCAAGGCCAGGATCTCCGCCAATGCCGAGGAGCTGCGGCAGAGGCTGGCGCCTTTGGCCGAGGACGTGCATGGCAACCTGAGGGGCAACACCGAGGGGCTGCAGAAGTCACTGGCAGAGCTCGGTGGGCACCTGGACCGGCAAGTGGAGGAGTTCCGACGCCGGGTGGAGCCCTACGGGGAAAACGTCAACAAAGCCCTGGTGCAGCAGATGGAACAGCTCAGGCAGAAGCTGGGCCCCCATGCGGGGGACGTGGAAGGCCACTTGAGCTTCCTGGAGAAGGACCTGAGGGACAAGGTCAACTCCTTCTTCAGCACCTTCAAGGAGAAAGAGGGCCAGGACAAGACCCTCTCCCTCCCCGAActggagcagcagcaggaacagcagcaggagcaggtgcAGATGCTGGCCCCTTTGGAGAGCTGAGCTGCCCCTGGTGCACGGGCCCCACCCTCGCGGacacctgccctgccctgccacctgtctgtctgtctgtcccaaAGAAGTTCTGGTATGAACTTGAGGACACATGTCCAGTGGGAGGTGACACCACCTCTCAATATTCAATAAAGCTGCTGAGAATCTAGCCTCCACTGGTTGCCAGATGAATCCTCCTTGcagctggggaggtggggaggtaaCCATGACTGGGCAGAGCTTAGCAGCGGCCTGGCAGGAGACACCCAGGATTGGGGAGATGAGACTGCAGGAGAGGTAAGGGCCCGGTGGGCTGGAGGCGAGTGCATGGGGAGTCCTCTAAGGGGAGGCAGAAAAAGATGTCACACATTATCTCAAGACAAAATATGCAACCTACTTATATTCATTTAGCCAACAAATACGCATTGAATGCCTCCGATGCGCCAGTCATTATTCTAGGCACGGGCAACCAGCAAACAGCTTTTGTGCAGCCGTGTGCCCGACTCTGCTTCACACTGAGGGGGACACCTGGAGGCGAGCAGAACAGGGTCCCTGGCCCTGGGGGGCTCACAGTACACTGGGGGAGATGGTTCCTCTTTGCATGAGATCTTCAGTGCCTTTAACTTATTTATGTAGTTTCATTTAACCCACCCCGCCGCGGTTCCATTATAAAAGCGATTCATGTTTATTTCAGAACTTTCTTGACTGCTAAACCTGTGGTCTCCATCCAGAATTGAGGATTGAGGCTTGGGGACCGAGACGAGtctggggaggaggggcagagcaGGTGCTGGAGGCTGCGGGTCCCTGGTCTGCTCTGTCCAGGGGCCTCCTGCCAGGTGGCCTGCCAGTTTGGGGCTGAGTTTGCAGCCACTGGGGTTAGGGGCAGAGAGTCAGGGGGCCTGAGCAGTCTCATCAGCACAGCCAGTTGTGGGCAGCTGCAGCCTTGGAGCGGTCTCTCACCCCACCCTTAGAGACTCGAAAACCTCACCAAGGAAAGAGCCAGTTCAAGCCTTTGTCTCAAAGGACTCCACAGCCTAACTGTTACCTCTGGACCCAGCCCTGCGAGTCTGGCCACCTCCCTTTCCTCTCCACAGGGGGATGCAGGCCCTTCAGGGCTTTCCTGGAAGAGGCCTGGAACATGCTAAGGAGGAGGGGGAAGTCCCCTGGGAGGGTGTCCTGgggcctcctccttccctctcaagGTGCCCTCAGGGTGGTGGCCCCCAGCATGGTCTGGCCCAGGCCTATACCCCTCTGGCCGTTGGTGCTGGCCTGGTGGGAGGGATGTATGCTTGGGAATCAGACAAGCcctggtttgaatcctggcttttgGACTGACTACTGGGTGATGTGGGGCAGATAATTGAGCTTCTTTTGGAACACATGGGTAATGACAATCAATCCTTGGCTCAGAGAGGAGTTGTGCTGAAGGTTTGATGGAGCAGCGGAGTCAAGCACTTAACATCAGGCACAGAGTAACCGTGCAATAGCTGGTGCTGCGGTAAATGCGACTTCCTCATCCCGCTCACCTCCAGGCCACACTCTGTTAATGAGGCTGCCACAGGTGGCCAAGGGTAGACCCCTGGGTCTCCCCTGCCCCAGCTGCTCTTGCTCCTGCATACCAGGCCAATAAGGCTGCTGCGGCCACTTTGATACCTACCCCCACTAGAAGCACAGGAACCTATGGGGAAACACCTTGACAAACCCACCAGGCACCTGGAGGTTTACTGCATGGCCTTAGGAAACGGCCAATGAGGCCAAACAGAGCAACGAGGCACCAAAAGGAAGTGAGATGCAGGGTGGGCCGGGTTCCAAGAGGGTCTGGAAGCTTCTGAGATGCTCTCAGACCTCACCTGAGGGCTGCCTGGTTTAGAGCTGACTCCAGAACCCCTGGGGGCCTCAGTGTCTCCCAGAACTTGGTTCTTAATATGAACCCtgggccagcgtggtggctcatgcctgtaatcccagcactttgggaggccgaggcgggcgggtcatgaggtcaagagatcgaaaccatcctggccaacgtggtgaaacccccatctctactaaaagtacaaaaaattagccgggtgtggtggcgggctcctgtaatcccagctgcttgggaggctgaggcaggagaatcgcttgaacctgggaggcagaggttgcagtgagctgagatcacgccattgcaccactccagcctgggcaaaaagagcgaaactgtctaaaaaaagaaaaaaattatatatatatatatgtatatatagacccTGGATGAGACCCGTGCACCTCTCCCACCACCCTTAGGGCCATCCTGCAGGTCTCTGAGGGTCCTGCCACAGTGCTGGTCCCCCTGGATGAAGAAAGCCTTCTCTTTCCTGTACCAAGATGTCTCATCAGTCCCCTGGGTCTGGCA from Nomascus leucogenys isolate Asia chromosome 15, Asia_NLE_v1, whole genome shotgun sequence encodes the following:
- the APOA4 gene encoding apolipoprotein A-IV, which gives rise to MFRKAVVLTLALVAVTGARAEVSADQVATVVWDYFSQLSNNAKEAVEHLQKSELTQQLNALFQDKLGEVNTYAGDLQKKLVPFATELHERLAKDSEKLKEEIRKELEEVRARLLPHANEVSQKIGDHVGELQQRLKPYADQLRTQVNTQAEQLRRQLSPYAQRMERVLRENADSLQASLRPHADELKAKIDQNVEELKGRLTPFADEFKVKIDQTVEELRRSLAPYAQDAREKLNHQLEGLAFQMKKNAEELKARISANAEELRQRLAPLAEDVHGNLRGNTEGLQKSLAELGGHLDRQVEEFRRRVEPYGENVNKALVQQMEQLRQKLGPHAGDVEGHLSFLEKDLRDKVNSFFSTFKEKEGQDKTLSLPELEQQQEQQQEQVQMLAPLES